One part of the Drosophila teissieri strain GT53w chromosome 3R, Prin_Dtei_1.1, whole genome shotgun sequence genome encodes these proteins:
- the LOC122620857 gene encoding succinate dehydrogenase assembly factor 3, mitochondrial has translation MSRILMSQLTHPQRVRLLYKTILRLHRGLPAELRALGDNYVRDEFRRHLKCNPMEAQLFMTEWARYASTITQQLGIRGKPKGDLGEEIDPTTVEMLKDDQVVQLYELMLAAKGVEDVQAK, from the exons ATGTCCCGAATTTTGATGAGCCAACTGACCCACCCGCAGCGCGTCCGCCTGCTGTACAAAACGATCCTTCGCCTGCACAGAG GTCTTCCAGCGGAACTGCGTGCTCTGGGCGACAACTATGTGCGGGACGAGTTCCGGCGACACCTCAAGTGCAATCCCATGGAGGCACAGCTATTTATGACAGAATGGGCC CGATATGCGTCCACAATCACCCAACAACTGGGAATTCGAGGCAAGCCCAAGGGGGATTTGGGCGAAGAGATTGACCCGACGACAGTGGAAATGCTGAAGGACGACCAGGTAGTCCAACTATACGAGCTGATGCTGGCGGCCAAGGGAGTAGAAGATGTGcaagccaaataa
- the LOC122620856 gene encoding dihydrofolate reductase, giving the protein MSFRMLSFNLIVAVCENFGIGINGNLPWRIRSELKYFSRTTKRTSDPSKHNAVVMGRKTYFGVPEGKRPLPDRLNIVLSTTLQDNELPEGVLLCRNLEAAMKALEDKNEVENIWIVGGSGVYEEAMASTRCHRLYITKIHQKFECDTFFPAIPDSFREVTPDSDTPLGLQEENGIKFEYKVLEKQ; this is encoded by the exons ATGAGTTTCAGGATGCTAAGCTTCAATTTAATCGTGGCAGTTTGCGAGAATTTCGGGATCGGCATCAATGGCAATCTCCCGTGGCGCATTAG ATCCGAGCTGAAGTACTTCAGCCGCACCACCAAGCGAACAAGCGATCCCAGCAAGCACAATGCCGTTGTGATGGGCAGGAAAACCTACTTCGGAGTGCCGGAAGGCAAGAGACCTCTTCCCGATCGGCTGAACATAGTGCTGAGCACCACACTCCAGGACAACGAATTGCCCGAGGGAGTACTGCTGTGTCGCAATCTCGAGGCGGCCATGAAAGCGCTCGAGGACAAGAACGAGGTGGAGAACATTTGGATTGTGGGTGGTAGTGGGGTCTACGAGGAAGCCATGGCCTCGACAAGATGTCACCGGCTGTACATCACCAAAATCCACCAGAAGTTCGAATGCGACACCTTCTTTCCCGCGATCCCGGACAGCTTCCGCGAGGTTACGCCCGATTCGGACACGCCACTTGGTCTCCAGGAGGAGAATGGCATCAAATTCGAGTACAAGGTCTTGGAGAAacagtga
- the LOC122621390 gene encoding soluble guanylate cyclase 89Db, whose translation MYGMLYESVQHYIQQEYGMETWRKVCQIVDCKHQSFKTHQIYPDKLMPDFAAALSASTGESFDFCMNFFGRCFVRFFSNFGYDKMIRSTGRYFCDFLQSIDNIHVQMRFTYPKMKSPSMQLTNMDDDGAVILYRSGRTGMSKYLIGQMTEVAKEFYGLDMTAYVLESQNDICGGTAGPIKLTDGPLTVIVKYRLDFDNRDYMAKRVNVIAHPSQLKMPSVDLNVFLELFPFTIVLDHDMKITLAGEKIVETWILHNPGVNPKTFIGSHILDRFKCRRPKDTQIQWQTILQMRTVLFEFELIRTGHNRAAYDAALNFDFENFDEASSLNEAQAMALASAKEFSAENAKQEAAGAGTSKDEIDPATGQRRHSVGLRSILLKGQMFYIKDVDSLIFLCSPLIENLDELHGIGLYLNDLNPHGLSRELVMAGWQHCSKLEIMFEKEEQRSDELEKSLELADSWKRQGDELLYSMIPRPIAERMRKSEEHVCQSFEEVSVIFIEVLNVYDSGSNNIQDAMQAVTTLNKVFSALDEEIISPFVYKVETVGMVYMAVSGAPDVNPLHAEHACDLALRVMKKVKAHALPGVAIRVGINSGPVVAGVVGMKVPRYCLFGDTVNTASRMESSSDPWMIQLSNYTALKVRKVGYKVEARGFVKVKGKGEMETYWLLEGPE comes from the coding sequence ATGTACGGAATGCTGTACGAGAGCGTGCAGCACTACATCCAGCAGGAGTACGGCATGGAGACCTGGCGGAAGGTCTGCCAGATAGTCGACTGCAAGCACCAGAGCTTCAAGACCCACCAGATCTATCCGGACAAGCTGATGCCGGACTTTGCGGCTGCCCTGTCCGCCAGCACGGGCGAGTCCTTCGACTTCTGCATGAACTTCTTTGGGCGCTGTTTTGTGCGGTTCTTCAGCAACTTCGGCTACGACAAGATGATCCGCTCCACAGGGCGATACTTCTGCGACTTCCTGCAGTCCATCGACAACATCCACGTGCAGATGCGCTTCACGTATCCCAAGATGAAGTCGCCCAGCATGCAGTTGACCAACATGGATGACGATGGGGCTGTGATCCTCTACCGCAGCGGCCGAACTGGCATGTCCAAGTACCTGATTGGCCAGATGACAGAGGTGGCAAAGGAGTTCTACGGCCTGGACATGACTGCCTACGTCCTGGAGAGCCAAAATGACATATGCGGCGGCACAGCCGGTCCCATCAAGCTTACGGACGGTCCTTTGACCGTGATTGTCAAGTATCGGCTGGACTTCGATAATCGCGATTATATGGCCAAGCGGGTCAATGTCATCGCACATCCTTCCCAGCTCAAGATGCCGTCGGTGGATCTGAACGTGTTCCTCGAGCTGTTTCCCTTCACCATTGTGCTGGACCACGACATGAAAATCACACTTGCGGGCGAGAAGATTGTCGAGACGTGGATTCTGCACAATCCTGGGGTGAACCCGAAGACCTTTATTGGCAGCCACATATTGGATCGGTTCAAGTGCCGCCGTCCCAAGGACACTCAAATCCAATGGCAGACCATTCTGCAGATGCGAACAGTCCTCTTCGAGTTCGAGCTCATTCGCACGGGTCACAACCGTGCCGCCTATGATGCGGCCTTGAACTTTGACTTCGAAAACTTTGATGAAGCCAGCAGCCTGAACGAGGCGCAGGCCATGGCCTTGGCCAGTGCCAAGGAGTTCAGTGCGGAGAACGCCAAGCAAGAGGCAGCTGGCGCAGGCACCTCCAAGGACGAAATCGATCCCGCCACCGGACAGAGGCGCCATTCGGTGGGACTCCGATCCATCCTGCTGAAGGGTCAGATGTTCTACATCAAAGATGTGGACTCGCTGATCTTCCTGTGCAGTCCTCTAATCGAAAATCTGGATGAGCTGCACGGAATTGGTTTGTATCTGAACGATCTCAATCCGCATGGACTGAGTAGAGAGCTAGTGATGGCAGGATGGCAGCACTGCTCCAAGCTGGAGATCATGTtcgagaaggaggagcagcgaTCGGACGAGCTGGAAAAGTCGCTGGAACTGGCAGATTCGTGGAAACGGCAGGGCGATGAGCTACTGTACTCCATGATTCCGCGGCCCATTGCAGAGCGAATGAGGAAGAGCGAGGAACACGTGTGTCAGAGTTTCGAAGAAGTGTCCGTCATCTTCATCGAGGTGCTGAATGTCTATGACAGTGGGTCCAACAACATCCAGGATGCCATGCAGGCTGTGACCACCTTGAATAAAGTGTTTTCGGCTCTGGACGAGGAGATCATTTCCCCATTTGTGTACAAAGTGGAGACCGTGGGCATGGTTTACATGGCTGTTTCGGGTGCTCCTGATGTGAATCCCTTGCACGCCGAGCACGCCTGCGACTTGGCCTTGAGGGTGATGAAGAAGGTCAAAGCCCATGCCCTTCCTGGAGTGGCCATACGGGTGGGCATCAACTCGGGACCCGTGGTTGCAGGAGTGGTTGGGATGAAGGTTCCTCGATACTGCCTGTTTGGGGACACCGTTAACACCGCCTCGCGAATGGAGAGCAGCAGCGATCCCTGGATGATCCAGCTATCCAACTACACTGCGCTGAAGGTGAGGAAGGTGGGCTACAAGGTGGAAGCACGGGGATTTGTCAAGGTCAAGGGCAAGGGCGAGATGGAGACCTACTGGCTGCTGGAGGGACCAGAGTAG
- the LOC122621624 gene encoding soluble guanylate cyclase 89Da has product MYGMLYESVQHYVQEEYGVDIWRKVCHIIDCKHNSFKTHQIYPDKLMPDIAEALSACTGESFDFCMNFFGRCFVRFFSNFGYDKMIRSTGRYFCDFLQSIDNIHLIMRFTYPKMKSPSMQLTNMDDNGAVILYRSSRTGMSKYLIGQMTEVAREFYGLEIKAYVIESQNDISGGTAGPIKLTEGPLTVIVKYRLDFDNREYMAKRVNTEAHPSQLKMPTVKLDVFLDLFPFTFVLNHDMKITHAGEKIVETWIMHNPGANPKGFIGTHVMDLFQCRRPKDTTIDWDTLIQMRAVLFEFELIRTGHNRAAYDAVLNMDFENYDEMDLNEAQTMALAKAKEFSESHPVDDDEAALEDEIDPATGERRSSQGLRSILLKGQMFYIKDVDSLIFLCSPLIENLDELHGIGLYLNDLNPHGLSRELVMAGWQHCSKLEIMFEKEEQRSDELEKSLELADSWKRQGDELLYSMIPRPIAERMRLSQEQVCQSFEEVSVIFLEVMNVYDEGLNSIQGAMQAVTTLNKVFSALDEEIISPFVYKVETVGMVYMAVSGAPDVNPLHAEHACDLALRVMKKFKAHDMGDVAIRVGINSGPVVAGVVGQKVPRYCLFGDTVNTASRMESSSDPWKIQLSKYTGDKVRQVGYKVESRGTVKVKGKGEMETYWLLEGPEG; this is encoded by the coding sequence ATGTATGGGATGCTGTACGAGAGTGTGCAGCACTACGTGCAGGAGGAGTACGGCGTGGACATTTGGCGGAAGGTGTGTCACATCATCGACTGCAAGCACAACAGCTTCAAGACCCACCAGATCTATCCGGACAAGCTGATGCCGGACATCGCCGAGGCCTTGTCCGCCTGCACGGGCGAGTCCTTCGACTTCTGCATGAACTTCTTTGGGCGCTGTTTTGTGCGGTTCTTCAGCAACTTCGGCTACGACAAGATGATCCGCTCCACGGGGCGATACTTCTGCGACTTCCTGCAGTCCATCGACAACATTCACTTGATTATGCGCTTCACCTATCCCAAGATGAAGTCGCCCAGCATGCAGTTGACCAACATGGATGACAACGGAGCTGTGATCCTGTACAGAAGCAGTCGCACTGGAATGTCAAAGTACCTAATTGGACAGATGACCGAGGTGGCCCGGGAGTTTTACGGCCTGGAGATCAAGGCTTACGTGATCGAGAGCCAGAATGACATCAGTGGAGGCACTGCTGGTCCCATTAAGCTCACGGAGGGTCCCTTAACCGTGATTGTGAAGTATCGTCTGGACTTCGACAACCGGGAGTACATGGCTAAGCGCGTTAATACGGAGGCCCATCCTTCGCAGCTGAAAATGCCCACCGTGAAACTAGATGTGTTCCTCGATCTTTTCCCCTTCACGTTTGTGCTAAACCACGACATGAAGATTACGCATGCGGGTGAGAAGATCGTTGAGACCTGGATTATGCACAATCCCGGGGCCAATCCAAAGGGCTTTATTGGCACCCACGTAATGGACCTGTTCCAATGCCGTCGTCCGAAGGACACCACCATCGACTGGGATACGCTCATCCAGATGAGAGCCGTGCTTTTTGAGTTCGAGTTGATTCGCACCGGTCACAACCGCGCTGCCTACGATGCCGTCTTGAATATGGACTTTGAGAACTACGACGAGATGGACCTAAATGAAGCCCAGACAATGGCGCTGGCCAAGGCCAAGGAGTTCAGTGAATCCCATCCGgtggatgatgatgaagcTGCTTTAGAGGATGAGATCGACCCCGCCACTGGGGAACGTCGATCCTCCCAGGGCTTGCGGTCTATCCTGTTGAAGGGTCAGATGTTCTACATCAAAGATGTTGACTCGCTGATCTTCCTGTGCAGTCCTCTAATCGAAAACCTGGATGAGCTGCACGGAATTGGTTTGTATCTGAACGATCTCAATCCGCATGGACTGAGTAGAGAGCTAGTGATGGCGGGATGGCAGCACTGCTCCAAGCTGGAGATCATGTtcgagaaggaggagcagcgaTCGGACGAGCTGGAAAAGTCGCTGGAACTGGCAGATTCGTGGAAACGGCAGGGCGATGAGCTACTGTACTCCATGATTCCTCGGCCCATTGCCGAGAGAATGCGCCTCAGCCAGGAGCAGGTTTGCCAGAGTTTCGAGGAGGTGTCCGTCATCTTCCTTGAGGTGATGAACGTCTACGATGAAGGATTGAACAGCATTCAGGGAGCCATGCAGGCGGTGACCACCTTGAATAAAGTGTTTTCGGCTCTGGACGAGGAGATCATTTCCCCATTTGTGTACAAAGTGGAGACCGTGGGCATGGTTTACATGGCTGTTTCGGGTGCTCCTGATGTGAATCCTCTGCACGCCGAGCACGCCTGCGACTTGGCCTTGAGGGTGATGAAGAAGTTCAAGGCTCACGACATGGGAGACGTGGCCATTCGAGTTGGCATCAACTCTGGACCTGTGGTGGCTGGAGTTGTGGGCCAAAAGGTTCCTCGATACTGCCTGTTTGGGGACACCGTCAACACCGCCTCGCGAATGGAGAGCAGCAGTGATCCCTGGAAGATTCAGCTGTCGAAGTACACCGGCGATAAAGTGCGTCAAGTGGGCTACAAAGTGGAGTCGCGCGGCACGGTCAAGGTCAAGGGCAAGGGCGAGATGGAGACCTACTGGCTGCTGGAGGGACCTGAGGGCTag